A stretch of DNA from Streptomyces rubradiris:
CGGCGCACGTCCCTACGCGGGTCAGCCCGCGGCGACGGTCAGGGGTGCGAACCGCCGGGTCCAGTCCCCTGGCAGGTCCGGGATGCCGTAGGTCATCACCGAGTTGAAGGCCACGGAGGCCAGCCCCCGCTCCTTGGCCCAGGTCAGCAGCTCCTCGTGGCGCACGTCGATGTCGGTGCGCAGGGGGCGCTCGGTACGGGCCGCCAGCGAGGTGATGAGCGCCTTGGCGGTCTCCGTGTCCCGGGCGATCAGCGGGCCGACGACATGGGTGTCCATGTTGGGCCACGCGGCGGTGTAGCCGATGAGCCGGCCGGCCTCCTCGGCGACCCGCAGCTGATCGGCGAAGGCGGGCAACCGGGTGATGAGAGGCGTGCGATCGGTGCCGAACACCTCCTCGTCGAGGCGCACGATCGCCGGGAGGTCCTCCGCGGTGGCGGCACGCGTGACGACCGCGGACTCCGGGCCGCCGGGAGTGAAGCGGCCCCTCAGCATCTCGGCCCGGCCCGTCACCTTGAAGCCCAGCTCCTCGTAGAGGGGACGCCCGTTGGGGGTGGCGTGCAGGGTCAGCGGGGTGGTTCCCATGACCGAGACGACGTGCCGCATCAAACGGCGGCCGACCCCTTGACGGGCATGGCGCTCGGCCACCAGGACCATGCCGATGGCGCCGAGATCCGGCCGCCCCCACCCGCCGTACTCCGTGACGACGCACGCGGCGACCAGGCCGCCCTCGGGGTCGTCGATGCCGTATCCCTTCCCGGCGGTGAGGAGGAAGCCCCACTTGTGTTCCTCGCGTGGCCACCCCCGGTCTTCGGACAGGTCGGCGCAGGCGGTGAGATCGCGAAGCGTCAGACGGCGGATGGGCAGATGGGCGAGGGAAGGAGTTGGCACGCAGGTCAGGCTGTCCGAACGGCGCCCCTGCCGTCCACCTGTTTCGATGCAGACGCACGTGCTTTTGGCCATCTCATGGCCATCCGTACAGCCCTCGGACAGTTGTGCGGTGTTTCACGTGAAACATCGCGCAGCCTCACTAGCCTCGGCGTCATGACCAGACTTCATCTGTTCGACATGGACGGGACGTTGCTGCACGGGACCACCGCTCCGCTGGAGATATCGCGCCAGTTGGGCCTGGAGCGCGAGACGGTGGCCTTGGAACGGGCGATCGCGGACGGGCGGATCGGGCCGCCGGAGTATGCCGCGCAGGTGTACGACCTGTGGGCCGGCCTGACCGACGCGCATGTGCGGGCCGCGTTCGAGGCGGCTCCCTGGCTGGCCCGGATCCGCGAGGTGTGGGCGCAGATCAGGAACGCGGGTGAATACTGCGCGGTGGTGTCCCTCTCGCCCTCCTTCTTCGTCGAACGCCTCCTGGAGTGGGGTGCCCACGCGGCGCACGGTTCCCGCTTCCCGGCCGTACCGTTCACCGAGCCCGTCGACCCGTCCGGGGTGCTCAACGCCGCCGCCAAGGTGGTCATCGCGGAACGGCTCTGCGCGGAATTCGGCGTGACCCGCGCGGACTGCGTGGCGTACGGCGACTCGGCGTCGGACAAGGAGCTGTTCGCCGCCGTGCCGGTGTCCGTGGCGGTCAACGCCGACTCCCACGTGGCCGACCTCGCCACCCACTCCTACTCGGGACGGGACCTGTGGGAAGCCTATGAACTGGTCGGGCCGGCACAGTAGTCCCAAGGGACGTGTTCCGGCACCCGGAGTCGCGCTCCTGTTCGCTGACCCCGCTTACCCGAGGTCGGGGGCGTGCATGGCCCGTACTCCCTCGATGTTCCCGTCCAGGTAGTGGCGCAGGGACAGCGGGACGAGGTGGACGGAGGCGATGCCGACGCGGGTGAACGGGACCCGGACGATCTCGTACTCACCAGCCGGCTCCTCCACTTCGGGGCCGTGGCGCAGGGCCGGGTCCATGGACTCCAGCCGGCAGACGAAGAAGTGCTGCACCTTCACACCGGTCGCGCCGCCGTCCTCACCGATGTGCTCCACCGTGTCCACGAAACACGGCACCACATCGGTGATCTTGGCGCCGAGTTCCTCGTACACCTCTCGGTGCAGGGCGTCCACGACGGTCGAGTCCCCGGGTTCGACCCCGCCACCGGGAGTGACCCAGTAGGGATCGACGCCGGGCTTGGTGCGCTTGATCAGGATCAGGTCGTCACCGTCCAGGAGAACGGCACGGGCGGTGCGCTTGACCACGGGTCGGACGGTCATGGGAGAAATGTGGCCCCGCTGGTTCCACGTGAAACATCGCAAAGCGCCACGAGCCGACCGCCGTGCGTGCACCCCACCCCGGCGGCCTCAGCACCAGGCCGTGGCCGCACGCTGGAGCCACTCGTGAGCCCGCGCGACATGCGGCAGGGGAAGTGTTCCGGTCCGCACCACCAGGAAGTACGTGCGCAACGGCGCCACCACCGGGTCGAGCAGGGTGACGACCGTGCCCTGCTCCAGCGCATGCGCGCACAGATAGCGGGGAAGCACCGCCAGCCCGGTCCCGGCGCTTGCACAGGACAGCACCGCCCGCAGATCCGGGACGATCACCGTGCCCGTGGCGGCCGGGGTGCAGTCGAACACGGAAGCCCAGTAGCGCGAGACGAACGGCAGCGACTCGTGGACGTCGATCACGGGCATGTCTTCCAGGGCCGGCGCGCCTTTCAGCCGTACGGTGTCCGCGCCGATCCGCTCCGCCCAGCGCGGGGCCGCGACCAGCACATGCTCCTCGTCACACAGCGGAGTGGCGGACAGCAGGGCCCCGCGCGGTCGGGTCGTGCTGATGGCCAGGTCGTGCCGGCCGCAGGCCAGTCCCTCCAGCGTCTCCTCCGCCGTGCCGAAGGAGACGCGCAACGTGAAGCCCTGGCCGTCCTCGCCGGTCAGCCCGGTGAGGACGGGCAGCACGCGTTCGGTGGTGAACTCCGGAGGGCCGGCCAGGTACAGCGTCCGGGGCGAGGAGTCGTCGTCCAGTCCGCATTCCGCTATCTCCACCAGGGCGTCGAGATGGGGCGCGGCCCGGTGGGCGAGTTCGTCACCGATGGTCGTCGGGGTCACTCCCCGCGCCTGGCGGAGGAAGAGCGGCCTGCCGAGCTGGCGCTCCAGCGTGCGGATCTGCGAGGTGACGGCCGGCTGGGAGAGGCCGAGCAGAGCGGCGGCGCGGGTGAAGGAACCAGCCCTGTGCACGGTGACGAAGGTCCGCAGCAAGGCCAGATCCATGGCGTGCCCTCCCTGTCCCTGCCCTCCTCGCCCTTCCGCCGGCCGCCAGGCAGGCACCAACTATAAATATGTCGATACGTCCCTGTCGCTACTGTGATTGGACACTGACGCAGAGTCAACTAGCCTTGTCCGGGCGGTCTTTCCACCCAGGCCGCAGACGGTCCGAGCCACGAGGGGGGGAGGCTCGGACCGTCCGGGAACCGGTGGTCGGCCACCGCGGAAGGCGCTACTCGGCGGACTCGTCCAGGGCGCGCAGAACGTCGGCCACCAGGTCCTCCGGGTCCTCCGCGCCGACGGACATCCGGATGAAGCCCTCCGGGACGTCGTCCCCGCCCCAGCGGCGTCGCCGCTCGGCCGTGGAGCGCACCCCGCCGAAGCTCGTCGCGTCCTCCACCAGACGCAGGGCCGCGAGAAAACGCTCGGCACGCGCGCGCGTGGGCAGCGTGAAGGACACGACACAGCCGTAGCGGCGCATCTGCCGTGCCGCGACCGGGTGCGAGGGATCGTCGGGCAGACCCGGGTAGCGCAGACCGGAGACCTCGGGCCGCTGCCGCAGCGCCTCGGCGACCGCCAGGGCGGTGGCGTTCTGCCGGTCGACGCGCAGATGGAGCGTGGCGATGGACCGGTGCGCGAGCCAGGCCTCCATGGGCCCGGAAATCGCGCCGACGATCTTGCGCCAGCGGCGCACGGCGGCCATCGCCTCGGCGTCGCGGCCGGTCACATAGCCCAGCAGGACATCACCGTGCCCGGTGAGCT
This window harbors:
- a CDS encoding NUDIX domain-containing protein; protein product: MTVRPVVKRTARAVLLDGDDLILIKRTKPGVDPYWVTPGGGVEPGDSTVVDALHREVYEELGAKITDVVPCFVDTVEHIGEDGGATGVKVQHFFVCRLESMDPALRHGPEVEEPAGEYEIVRVPFTRVGIASVHLVPLSLRHYLDGNIEGVRAMHAPDLG
- a CDS encoding HAD family hydrolase, coding for MTRLHLFDMDGTLLHGTTAPLEISRQLGLERETVALERAIADGRIGPPEYAAQVYDLWAGLTDAHVRAAFEAAPWLARIREVWAQIRNAGEYCAVVSLSPSFFVERLLEWGAHAAHGSRFPAVPFTEPVDPSGVLNAAAKVVIAERLCAEFGVTRADCVAYGDSASDKELFAAVPVSVAVNADSHVADLATHSYSGRDLWEAYELVGPAQ
- a CDS encoding LysR family transcriptional regulator; the encoded protein is MDLALLRTFVTVHRAGSFTRAAALLGLSQPAVTSQIRTLERQLGRPLFLRQARGVTPTTIGDELAHRAAPHLDALVEIAECGLDDDSSPRTLYLAGPPEFTTERVLPVLTGLTGEDGQGFTLRVSFGTAEETLEGLACGRHDLAISTTRPRGALLSATPLCDEEHVLVAAPRWAERIGADTVRLKGAPALEDMPVIDVHESLPFVSRYWASVFDCTPAATGTVIVPDLRAVLSCASAGTGLAVLPRYLCAHALEQGTVVTLLDPVVAPLRTYFLVVRTGTLPLPHVARAHEWLQRAATAWC
- a CDS encoding GNAT family N-acetyltransferase; amino-acid sequence: MPTPSLAHLPIRRLTLRDLTACADLSEDRGWPREEHKWGFLLTAGKGYGIDDPEGGLVAACVVTEYGGWGRPDLGAIGMVLVAERHARQGVGRRLMRHVVSVMGTTPLTLHATPNGRPLYEELGFKVTGRAEMLRGRFTPGGPESAVVTRAATAEDLPAIVRLDEEVFGTDRTPLITRLPAFADQLRVAEEAGRLIGYTAAWPNMDTHVVGPLIARDTETAKALITSLAARTERPLRTDIDVRHEELLTWAKERGLASVAFNSVMTYGIPDLPGDWTRRFAPLTVAAG